The Mycobacterium haemophilum DSM 44634 sequence GCCAGGTGGCCCGAGGAGGACACCGGCAGGAACTCCGTGAGACCTTGCACCACAGCTAAAACGATGACTTGCCACCAGGACATCGCCGAAACCGCAGTCACGACGACGACCGTACCTGGTGGGGGCGGCCGTACCGGATGCGACTAGTGGTGATCGCCGGCGCGGCAAAGCCGGGCGCTGGGGGTCACCATCCATCCAACCTAGCGCGACACCGGCTGCGCGCGTGCGACCGAATCCCGCACCGCCGCAGCCAGGCTGCGTTCGTCGGTGAGGTCGATGTCGACCAGCCCGCGGACCGCCCTCGCGACTACTTCGTCAGCCTGCGGAACAGGCCCGGCCAGTCGTGGCCGGTAAATTTCAACAACTAACGACCGATGCTCGATGTGGAAAGAAAAACTGCGTCCATCACCGACTTGTCCGTACCCGCTGGCGAAAATTCCCGTCGAGATCTCCTCGACAGCAAACTCGTTGTCTGCCGCATGCCGGTCAGCGGTGACGGTCATGTCGCCAAGATACCTCTCCAGGACCGGTACATGTGTGCAACATGGCGGGATTGGATGCGACATCGTTCCTTAGAATTTGAGTTTGATGTACCACATTCCAGGGTTAACCGTTGCTGTCACCGGGTAAACGAGCATTTCAACGCCGTTTAGCTGGCGTGTTGCTGTTGCTGGCACTCATGACCGGATGTTCGTCGAATCCGCTTGATAGTTCCCCACCCACCATCGAACCCGCGCAGCCGGCCGGGTCGCCGCCGGTGTCACAGAATCCAGCGGGTGCGGTGCGACCACTGGGCGGCCACCCGCAGGCTGCGATATTCGACAGCGGCAGTCGCCGGTTGGTGGTCCTGTGCCCAGGCGCCGATCCCGCGGCACCCGCCAGCGTTGCGGTGTTCGATGACGCGCACGCTCGGCCACGCGTGATCGTTCTGCCGGGGCCCGCCACCGCGTTGACCAGCGACGACGGCGGCACCGCCTATGTTGCCGCGCACGGTGGTTACTTCGTGGTCGATCTCGCAGGCGGCCATACCGCCCAGGTGAAGGTCGCCGACGCTGGACACACCGAATTCACCGCGATCGCACGCCGAGCGGACACCAAGTTGGTGTTGGGCAGCGCCGACGGCGCTGTCTACACCCTTGCTGCGACGGCATCTGGAGCCGGCACCGCCACCGCCAGCAACCGAAACAAGATCTTTGCGCGTGTCGATTCCCTTGTAACACAAGGAAATACCACGGTAGTGCTGGATCGGGGACAGACGTCGGTCACGACGATCGGCGCCGACGGTCGTGTCGAGCAAGCGCTGCGAGCCGGCGAAGGCGCAACCACGCTGGCCGCTGATCCGCTGGGCCGGGTCCTCGTCGCCGACACCCGCGGTGACCAGCTGTTGGTGTACGGCGTCGACCCGCTGATCTTGCGCCAGGCCTATCCGGTGCGGCATGCCCCGTACGGGCTGGCCGGGTCCCGCACCTTGGCCTGGGTATCCCAAACCGCGTCTAACATCGTTATTGGTTACGATCTGACCACCGGAATTCCCGTCGAAAAGGTGCGTTACCCAACCGTGCAGCAACCCAATTCGCTGGCTTTTGATGAAGCGTCGGACACCTTGTATGTGGTGTCGGGGTCGGGTGCCGGTGTCCAGGTCATCGAGCACGCGGCAGGGACCCGTTGAGCAGCCGACCGGCGCTACCGCGTAACCGGCTGCCCGCGGGTTGGGACACCGAGATGTCCGACGAGTACGAGTGGGTGCCGTTGCGCCTGCCGCCGGACGTGACCAGGCTCAGCGCGTCGACCCGGCTGTCCATCGAGGCTGAATATCGCGGTTGGGAGTTGACCCGGGTGCGGCTCTATACCGATGGCAGTAGGCGGGTGTTGTTGCGCCGCAAGAAATCTCGCCTAGAGGGTACAGGCGCCAACCGGCGATCCGACCAGCCGGAACTGTGATGTACCGGGTCGTACGCCGGCTGCTGTTCCTGATCCCACCCGAGCGCATACACACACTGGTTTTTGCCGTGTTGCGCGGCGTCACCGCCGTCGCTGTGCTGCGCCGGTTGCTGCGCCGACTGCTGGGACCGACTGATCCGATGCTGGCCAGCACGGTTTTTGGGGTGCGCTTCCCCGGACCGCTAGGGCTAGCCGCGGGCTTCGACAAGGACGGCATGGGGCTGCTCAGCTGGGGTGCGTTGGGTTTCGGTTACGCCGAAGTCGGGACCGTCACCGCGCACCCGCAGCCCGGCAACCCGGCCCCGCGCATGTTCCGGCTGCCTGCCGACCGGGCGCTGCTGAACCGGATGGGGTTCAACAATCACGGCGCCGGAGCGCTGGCGATCCAGCTCGCCCGCCACCGCCCCGAGGTGCCCATCGGGGTGAACATCGGCAAAACCAAAACAACGCCGGCCGCCCAGGCCGTCGATGACTACCGGGCCAGCGCCCGGCTGGTCGGCCCGCTGGCCTCGTATCTGGTGGTCAATGTCAGCTCGCCGAATACGCCGGGGCTCCGTGATCTGCAGGCAGTCGAGTCGCTGCGCCCCATCCTGTCGGCCGTACTGGCCGAGGCCTCAGCACCAGTGCTGGTCAAGATTGCACCCGATGTCTCCGATTCCGACATCGACGACATCGCGGACCTGGCCGTCGAAGTGGGTCTGGCCGGCATCGTGGCAACCAACACCACGGTGTCTCGCGACGGCTTGGCGACACCGGGGGTCGATGAGCTTGGGGCGGGCGGCATCTCGGGGCCACCGGTGGCGCGCCGCGCTGTCGAGGTGTTGCGCCGGCTCTACGGGCGGGTCGGCGATCGCTTGGTGCTCATCAGCGTGGGGGGCATCGAAACCGCCGACGACGCATGGGATCGCATCACAGCGGGCGCCTCGCTATTGCAGGGCTATACCGGATTCATCTACGGCGGAGGCTTGTGGCCCAAGCACATTCACGACGGCATCGCTCGCCGGCTTCATGACGGCGGATTCGCCTCGCTGCGCGACGCGGTCGGGTCGGCGGCCCCCAAACCGGAGAGACCGGCGGGATAGGTTATGCCGCTAGGGTCTGGCCGCTGTCGGCGCTCAAGCCGCGATGAGTGGCCATCGCCGGCTTGAGCGTCGACAGCCCCCGCCTCCACAGTGTCAATCGCCCACTCCTCGGTCTCCGAACAACGCGACAACCGTTAACCAAACAAATCACCAATCGCCACCAACTGCGCCGCCGCCCGATTCTCCGCCCGCGACCATGAACAAATCCGATCCACCAACACCGCAGACTCCGACGTGGCAGAGGGATAACGCCGCTCGAACAACTCATCAAACCGGGCCACCACCCGCTGATCGAACATACATTCGATTATGCCATAGGCCGCCGATACTAGCTAGTGCTGTTCGTAGGTGCCGTGGATGACGGCGCGAGCGATTGCGTGCTGAAACAGATTGAATCCCAGGAAGGCCGGACTGGCGTCCTCGCTGAGATCAAGCTTCTCGACCCGCACAGCGTGCACCGCGACGTAGTAACGATGCACACCATGGCCAGGCGGCGGGGCTGCGCCGACGTAACGGCGCATGCCCGCATCATTGACCAACGTCAACGCGCCGCCCGGAAGTTCACCGCCATCGCCCACACCTGCTGGCAACTCGGTGACGTCTGCAGGCAGGTTGGCCACCGCCCAGTGCCAGAACCCGGACAGGGTCGGTGCGTCGGGGTCGTAGACGGTGACCGCAAAGCTACGGGTCTCGGTCGGGAATCCCGACCAGCTCAGCTGCGGGCTGACGTCTGCTCCCCCCGCGCCCATGATTCCGCTGATTTGCGGCGTAGCCAACGGCTGGCCGTCGGTGATCGAGTCCGACGTCAGGTGAAACGACGGCAGCTTGGGCAGCGCGGCGTACGGGTCGGGCGGTGTTGTCATGCTTAGTCCTCTCGAGTAATCAGCAGTGTGTCAGGAAGTGCGCCAGCACATCGACGCCGAACTTGAGCGCATCGATGGGCACCCGCTCGTCGACACCGTGGAACAGCGCGGCGAAATCCAATTCCGGCGGCAACCGCAGCGGGCTGAAGCCAAAGCAGCGAATACCCAAGCGCGCGAAAGCTTTCGCATCAGTGCCGCCGGAAAGCATGTAGGGCACCGTTCGGCCGTCAGGGTCAACTGCCAGCACGGCGGCGTTCATGGCATCGACCAGATCGCCGTCGAAGGCAGTCTCGTACGGCGGCAAGTCCTTGATCCATTCCCGGGTCACATCGGGGCCGATCAATTCATCGATCTCGGCCTCGAACGCCGTCTGCCGCCCGGGCAGTACGCGACAGTCCACCACCGCTTCCGCGGTCGCCGGCACCACGTTGGCCTTATATCCGGCCTTGAGCATCGTCGGGTTTGCGGTGTCATGCAGCACGGCTTTCAGCATGCGCGCCATCGGGCCAAGCTTTTCGATCGCCCCTTCCAAGTCGGGCGACTCGGTGCCGAACTCGAGGCCGGTCTCCTCGCTGATCGCGGCGAGAAACTGGACGACGGTGTCGGTCGGCACGAGCGGAAACTGGTGACGGCCCAGCCGCGCGACCGCTTCGGCGACCGCGGTGACCGCGTTCTGATCGTGCACCATCGAGCCGTGCCCCGCCCTGCCCCGTGCGGTCAGCCGCATCCACTGGATGCCCTTCTCGGCCGTCTCGATCAGGTAGAGCCGGCGCTCACCACCGTCGCGGCGCGGCACAGTCAGCGAAAAGCCGCCGACTTCGCCGATAGCCTCGGTGACGCCAGCAAACAGATCAGGCCGGTTGTCGACCAACCATTGCGACCCGTAACTGCCACCGTGCTCTTCGTCGGCAACGAATGCGAAGACGAGGTCTCGCGGCGGCACAATGCCGGCCTGCTTTAGCTGCCGGGCCACCACGATCATCATGCCCACCATGTCTTTCATGTCGACCGCGCCGCGGCCCCAGACATGACCGCCTTCGATCGCGCCGGAAAATGGGTGCACACTCCATTCGGCTGCTTCTGCGGGCACCACGTCGAGATGCCCATGGATGAGCAGGGCGCCGCGCGAGCTATCCGCGCCTGCAAGGCGGGCAAACACATTGCCTCGACCGGGTGCCCCGGATTCCACATATTCAGGCTGGTAGCCAACCTCTGCGAGCTGGGCGGCAACCCACTGCGCGCACTCGGCCTCACCCCGCGTCGTCTCGGGGTCGCCGGTGTTGGTGGTATCGAACCGGATCAACCTGCTGACAACCTCGACCACGTCATCACTCGGGTTGGTTGCGGCCTCGGTCGCTCCTGTCTTTGAAGTCACAGTCACCTTTCCTACCACTGCCACGAGCGGCGGGCTCGGCGTCTTCGTCTGGGTGGGTTGGGTCGGCGCGGACCAATCCGATAGCCTTAGCTGCTAACCCCAGGTGGTTGGGATTTTGTCCGAGTGGCGGAATGGCAGACGCGCTAGCTTGAGGTGCTAGTGCCCTACTAATGGGCGTGGGGGTTCAAGTCCCCCCTCGGACACAAAAAGTTAGCCAGCAATGTGCAAAAATCCTCTCCGAACTTATCGGAGCGGATTTTTTATGTTTGCTTGATTTCGTCCTACTCCGACTCGGACCCCCACAACTAACGCCTGCTGGCGAGCACCGCCGCGAAGAACTCACCACGGTGACCACCGAGGTCGCAGACGATCAGGCCTGCCGATTAGCCAACGGATTCAAGAGGCCCCTTACGCCGTATCACTCGTTGTATCTCGCGGCGAGATCTTCCGTTAGACCCCGGATCCTCCATCGGGTCTCTTTGCGCATGAACTCATCGCTATAGTCCTCACTCACCCCACCAGCGTTGAACCAGTAGCCTCCGCAACGCGCACACCACTCGCGTTCGATGACTTCCTCGGCGGGCAACGGCTCGCCGTAGAGGTAGATGGCGCGAGGCCCCTTCCGATAGTCGCCGTCCTCGTCGATGTAGCGCTTGACAGAAGCGCACCCGCTGGGGCCGCCGTAGTGCTTTTTGCGTCCGCCTCCGCCGAACGAGTCGACGACATGGAGCGATGGCTTCTGGAGGCAGTACAACTCAGGCTCGCCGTCGATGCCGTCCACGATGAAATGCATGATCGCCGAGTTGCTGCCCACCGCTGGCTCCACCAATCGCGCTCTAAGGTTTTCTGGGCCAGCTTTGACGCGATCTGTAGATGGCCCGCGGCCGGCCCGTACCTCTCGTCGGTTACGACCTCGTTCTGCCATCCGGCGTAGATGCCGCTGGGCTGCCAGCCGTGTTCCTTCCTCGACCAGCACACTCGGCCGCCAAAGCCACCTTGAAGCACCACGGCGAACAGCGCGTCGAACGCTTCAAGCGACACCAGCGGAGGTTCGGGTGGCTCCGCCTCCGGCACCACCGTCAACCGCCTAGGCCTGGGCTCGGCTACTACCACCGCGGGCTTGAGCTGCAACTCGATCTCGAGCTCGCGCTTCAATTGGTTGACCACGGCCACCGTCACTTTGATGCGCG is a genomic window containing:
- a CDS encoding YncE family protein; this translates as MTGCSSNPLDSSPPTIEPAQPAGSPPVSQNPAGAVRPLGGHPQAAIFDSGSRRLVVLCPGADPAAPASVAVFDDAHARPRVIVLPGPATALTSDDGGTAYVAAHGGYFVVDLAGGHTAQVKVADAGHTEFTAIARRADTKLVLGSADGAVYTLAATASGAGTATASNRNKIFARVDSLVTQGNTTVVLDRGQTSVTTIGADGRVEQALRAGEGATTLAADPLGRVLVADTRGDQLLVYGVDPLILRQAYPVRHAPYGLAGSRTLAWVSQTASNIVIGYDLTTGIPVEKVRYPTVQQPNSLAFDEASDTLYVVSGSGAGVQVIEHAAGTR
- a CDS encoding DUF5703 family protein gives rise to the protein MSSRPALPRNRLPAGWDTEMSDEYEWVPLRLPPDVTRLSASTRLSIEAEYRGWELTRVRLYTDGSRRVLLRRKKSRLEGTGANRRSDQPEL
- a CDS encoding quinone-dependent dihydroorotate dehydrogenase — encoded protein: MYRVVRRLLFLIPPERIHTLVFAVLRGVTAVAVLRRLLRRLLGPTDPMLASTVFGVRFPGPLGLAAGFDKDGMGLLSWGALGFGYAEVGTVTAHPQPGNPAPRMFRLPADRALLNRMGFNNHGAGALAIQLARHRPEVPIGVNIGKTKTTPAAQAVDDYRASARLVGPLASYLVVNVSSPNTPGLRDLQAVESLRPILSAVLAEASAPVLVKIAPDVSDSDIDDIADLAVEVGLAGIVATNTTVSRDGLATPGVDELGAGGISGPPVARRAVEVLRRLYGRVGDRLVLISVGGIETADDAWDRITAGASLLQGYTGFIYGGGLWPKHIHDGIARRLHDGGFASLRDAVGSAAPKPERPAG
- a CDS encoding YbhB/YbcL family Raf kinase inhibitor-like protein; protein product: MTTPPDPYAALPKLPSFHLTSDSITDGQPLATPQISGIMGAGGADVSPQLSWSGFPTETRSFAVTVYDPDAPTLSGFWHWAVANLPADVTELPAGVGDGGELPGGALTLVNDAGMRRYVGAAPPPGHGVHRYYVAVHAVRVEKLDLSEDASPAFLGFNLFQHAIARAVIHGTYEQH
- a CDS encoding M20/M25/M40 family metallo-hydrolase, whose protein sequence is MTSKTGATEAATNPSDDVVEVVSRLIRFDTTNTGDPETTRGEAECAQWVAAQLAEVGYQPEYVESGAPGRGNVFARLAGADSSRGALLIHGHLDVVPAEAAEWSVHPFSGAIEGGHVWGRGAVDMKDMVGMMIVVARQLKQAGIVPPRDLVFAFVADEEHGGSYGSQWLVDNRPDLFAGVTEAIGEVGGFSLTVPRRDGGERRLYLIETAEKGIQWMRLTARGRAGHGSMVHDQNAVTAVAEAVARLGRHQFPLVPTDTVVQFLAAISEETGLEFGTESPDLEGAIEKLGPMARMLKAVLHDTANPTMLKAGYKANVVPATAEAVVDCRVLPGRQTAFEAEIDELIGPDVTREWIKDLPPYETAFDGDLVDAMNAAVLAVDPDGRTVPYMLSGGTDAKAFARLGIRCFGFSPLRLPPELDFAALFHGVDERVPIDALKFGVDVLAHFLTHC